In Calliopsis andreniformis isolate RMS-2024a chromosome 6, iyCalAndr_principal, whole genome shotgun sequence, the genomic window CCGACACTCATGCACCGTAATTAAAAGAATTTAAATAGAAGTACATTCATTCGGTCACACTATGTTATACAAAACTACACCTGTGAAGATGATTATATGTGTATTTCTCATTTGGTATGAGTCATCACAACGGACTTATTGAAAaaataacttttgtacttattttgtaactaAGAAAAGGCTCgtgatattttaattaaatatcgTACAAAAAAAGAAACTGTCTACGATAAATGTATCAATGGAATACTTTGAATCGATAAAGATAGATAATTTGTTATCGGAATTAAACTATTAATTTCGAGCGCAGTAAACAAGCTAATATATACACAGtcgtcaaatatttaaataaattctccTAAACATCTGcgaatttataaatttaaacaTTTGTTCAGAATTTTTTGTACAAGTAACTCTAATTGGTAGTAAATTTAAAATGAACGCATGTCGATTCATATAGAGAGCTCAATTATACAATATTAGGTTTTCTATCGTCTCCCTAAGTTCACGAAGTGACAAAAAgtatcaaaaataattttgataattaTTGTTTCATTAGAAATGTATATTTTAATGTAATAAAATATACTTCCATTACAAGGATAGAATAAAAGTTACTTGAAAATGTAGATTCTATTTATATTCATTCCAAATCAAAAGTTTATCTatacataaattattttttgtgCGTGCAAGTAAATAAATTATgaaattaaatatattaatatctACCCAAATTAACCATTGCACTTCTGTACTACATTTTCTCGCAATATATCTATCATTTGCTTGAAATTCgaagtaaataataaataactttAAGCCCTAATTAAAATCGTTTTTTCTGAACTCAGGGAGATAGGGGGATATATTACACATACTGTTACGTTTGTCCGTGAAGTAACTAATTTACAAGGACAGACATAAAATTAGTTACATTAATGCAGTTTCAAGCACGTAACTATGTCACGTTAAATTTAGCGAACGAGACTTATAAAAAGAAATTCTAAACGTATTATTTTAAATTGAgttaaaaaaaatagaataattaaAACTAAATATGTAATGCAACTATACACAAGATGtactaaatatttttttttaggaAATTACATCTCTTGTACAGATTTACAAGGTTTATAGATACATCGCGTAAAATTTCGAACGAACTAAAATTTTGATGTAGAAAAAACACATTGTTTCAGTTTTAAAATGAACTAAAAATACATTACTATTATGGGACTAGAAACATACGACACAACAAAACTTATTGAACAATAATAGTGATTTGTTGTATTCCACCGCATTTATGTACGTTTCTAAAATATTTCGTAGGTTTTTCTTGATTAACTAAATATTCGCAGGAAAAATGGAAGTTTTGTCAATCAAGCCATTCAATAATTAATTCATTTTACTAATCCAAAGCTGCAACTGACTTTATCAACTATTATTATAGAtcgtattttaaaaataatgtaaaaacTTTCTACAACATTTATAACACGATCATTTGGGTTATCTACCATGTCATCTTAGAAGctttgattgagtgttgttattGGATTTCCTGCCTTAATATTTGTAGTCACGTACACTGAGCAAGAAAACAATTATGCTCTTAAATTACGCTTAATTATACATAGCAGTTTAATAAATTCACAATAAATGTTCTTTCaatcaaaatttaaatataaaattcagaTTTCCCAAGTGCATGAAAACCATATAACTATGGTTTATAAAGCTGATAATAATAAATGTACAAGAAGATTATTAATAAGCAGAATTATTGCTAAAAATGAACAGCATCTCTCTTTCAAAAGCATCTTAATTTTCTAAACATTCAAATAGTGTGCATATCTTTCAATTACTGTAGAAGAGATAGAGAGAAATGAATTGTCTACTAATTACTagtgaaattaaaaaaaaatagttcAAAATACAGATAGATGtaaattagaatttttttaaCAATGCCAAGTATGTATGTTACAAGAAGACTATGATACattgtaaaatataaattcagatTTGcaaacaatccacaatattttataaaaagcaGAAAGTGAATTTTTTATAGATTTCCTTCAATTATAAATACAGTTtgtaatataattaaatttattatattattcagCTTTAAACTGAAAATACTTCCAATATGTAATAAGCCTCAAattaataatatatgtatattattgaaCTTATCTTCATGGTGTATGAAGTAACAATAAGATTGACAGTACTAAAAGTACCATACTAGTAAATACTGATATTATTTAGCATTTAACATTACGCCAACACAGTAGCATACAAAATTCCATTGAACGATTTAGTGACTATATAAATactaatattttgaaaataccCAAGAGTACAATACAACAGAACTTTGAAAACAAAGCAATATGacagtaaaaaatatttgcTACAAATACATTTACTGTCATTCCTGAATGGCTGTATGGTTTCTTCAAAGAATATCATAACAATTTTGTGATCAATTTTGATACTTATTTGTGAAAGTGCAACTAGCTTTTATTAACCAGTTTGTGTTAATTACTGATTATTTTTCCTGTAGAATACCTAAGACTTAACATCTTGTATATACTTCACAATTAAACAGAATTTAACCGAAACAACTtgtctaaaaaaaattatataaaacagTATAGTACAAATATTGTCAGCACTGGGtttgaatatataaatataaaaaatttcatAGAAATAAAAGAAGTAGAATCCAAAGAACATATTTTATAGTGAGAAAATCTGACCACTCTAAATTTTACAAAAAACGTACAAGAAAGATTAACACATAGTATCATTATTAATTTACTtatgaagaaaataaaatttctctaaGCTTATAGCAAACAGTTTCTTGACCATTCTTATTGTAAAAGACTTCACACGAGGCAAAaactaactttcaaactgggaatAAAAATTTTGTACGTCTCGTTTCTTGACTGAGTTCTTACAATGTGCACCATATATCACAAATATTTGGTCAGTCCAGATTACTGTTATTATGGACCAATTATTCAGAGTATATGTACTAAACGTCCATTCTCGAATTATTTAATGTACAGGTGTGACTAAATAATGCATTTTgctaataaaatatacaaaatgtatAGAACGGTATCAGGGCTAAATGCGATAATTTGTGCTCGTACTCTTTTTTTGGCGTTTTGTTGCTTTTTCGAAACAAATTACTTCAGAGATGACGCTGATGGATAAGTGCATGTACTGGAAGCTGTCTGCCCCTTTGATACCTCTGACAACGACCCATACTCAGATCATGACATTCGTACACATTGGCAACAGCACCACGTGATGAAGAGAAGTTGGCTGATTCGACTGAGTATGAAGCAGAGATATCAAAGGGTTCCTCCAGTTATTCCATCGGATGGTGACGTCCTCCACACATACCACAGGACGTGCCACACCAATGAACAGCTCTGAGTGGAGGGTAAATCCATAAACAAGGAACGATCAGTGATAATAATGCCAAACCAAACCACCTGCGTCCACATCCTTCTTCTGTGCTACAACTGCACAATTCAATattcatttataatgtattcccAATTATCTAAAACTTATCTAATATTCCCGAAACGAAATTTAACGAATATTTGctgaatacattataaatattaaaaacctACAATCTCAGACTTTGTGTTACTATGAAGCTTAGAAAAATGTTTCCAGTGAATCAAGCGAAAGTAATAGAAAAGTAATGTAAAAATTGTACTCACCTGCAAGGGTTCTGGGAGAAATCACCTTCGGCATCACTCATACAATGGTATAACATGCCCTGAGCACACGAGAGACACGAAATTTTTGCGATTCCTCGTTTAACAGGATCAGGAGCATCTTCACAAGACCCTCTAGGATTGTGCTGTTCTGTATACAGCTCTTGGCAATGTTTACATCGTAATCGAACGTTACGTTTCATATTATTTTTAGTAGGTTGAGTAACTATAATATCTGGCTTCTTCAAAGAACCGCCGGTATTGTGTCTATCTAACCGGTCTCCTTTATGATCATCGATAATGGGATATAAATAGTCATGATGATTAAGCGTTGTGAGCTGCACATAAGGATAGTTGTCTGATCCAACATCTGCAGTCGATGCCAAAGGATGTTGAGATGGCGGCATTTTTATAGACGATCCACCAATGTAATGGATAGGTTTCTGTGAATCAGGAAGTTCTGAACACTGGGATTGATAGTTGGGTACTCGCGCTATACCATGAGTATCTGATAACGGACGTGGCTCCGGTGGTTCCACGGGTAAGTTTAATGTCtgtaaaatgaacataactttattTATGTTACTCTATCTTACTTATCTTTAGATATTGAATACTTACCATAAAAACATCTTCATCACCAGCATCTAATGTATTACCAGCCAATGTTGAATTAGCCAAACCTGTGTTATAAACAAACTTGTATTAGACA contains:
- the Spred gene encoding sprouty-related protein with EVH-1 domain isoform X2, producing MTEASEDGNYLVRVRAQVMTRDDSSGGWVPLSGGGLANVSVRRRPTSSGGHQSNNSNGSGNSTSTVIPSTTNSTHSVSTTAVTTTQSHGSSNSSPPGATKKRHEYLIYGKRITDQSVVLSCTIKKDFEYNKVMPTFHHWRTGEKRFGLTFQTAADARAFDKGVRKAVEELLEDAGDEDVFMTLNLPVEPPEPRPLSDTHGIARVPNYQSQCSELPDSQKPIHYIGGSSIKMPPSQHPLASTADVGSDNYPYVQLTTLNHHDYLYPIIDDHKGDRLDRHNTGGSLKKPDIIVTQPTKNNMKRNVRLRCKHCQELYTEQHNPRGSCEDAPDPVKRGIAKISCLSCAQGMLYHCMSDAEGDFSQNPCSCSTEEGCGRRWFGLALLSLIVPCLWIYPPLRAVHWCGTSCGMCGGRHHPME
- the Spred gene encoding sprouty-related protein with EVH-1 domain isoform X1 — protein: MTEASEDGNYLVRVRAQVMTRDDSSGGWVPLSGGGLANVSVRRRPTSSGGHQSNNSNGSGNSTSTVIPSTTNSTHSVSTTAVTTTQSHGSSNSSPPGATKKRHEYLIYGKRITDQSVVLSCTIKKDFEYNKVMPTFHHWRTGEKRFGLTFQTAADARAFDKGVRKAVEELLEGLANSTLAGNTLDAGDEDVFMTLNLPVEPPEPRPLSDTHGIARVPNYQSQCSELPDSQKPIHYIGGSSIKMPPSQHPLASTADVGSDNYPYVQLTTLNHHDYLYPIIDDHKGDRLDRHNTGGSLKKPDIIVTQPTKNNMKRNVRLRCKHCQELYTEQHNPRGSCEDAPDPVKRGIAKISCLSCAQGMLYHCMSDAEGDFSQNPCSCSTEEGCGRRWFGLALLSLIVPCLWIYPPLRAVHWCGTSCGMCGGRHHPME
- the Spred gene encoding sprouty-related protein with EVH-1 domain isoform X3, with protein sequence MTEASEDGNYLVRVRAQVMTRDDSSGGWVPLSGGGLANVSVRRRPTSSAVTTTQSHGSSNSSPPGATKKRHEYLIYGKRITDQSVVLSCTIKKDFEYNKVMPTFHHWRTGEKRFGLTFQTAADARAFDKGVRKAVEELLEGLANSTLAGNTLDAGDEDVFMTLNLPVEPPEPRPLSDTHGIARVPNYQSQCSELPDSQKPIHYIGGSSIKMPPSQHPLASTADVGSDNYPYVQLTTLNHHDYLYPIIDDHKGDRLDRHNTGGSLKKPDIIVTQPTKNNMKRNVRLRCKHCQELYTEQHNPRGSCEDAPDPVKRGIAKISCLSCAQGMLYHCMSDAEGDFSQNPCSCSTEEGCGRRWFGLALLSLIVPCLWIYPPLRAVHWCGTSCGMCGGRHHPME